The Elaeis guineensis isolate ETL-2024a chromosome 14, EG11, whole genome shotgun sequence genome has a segment encoding these proteins:
- the LOC140853595 gene encoding uncharacterized protein, whose translation MDLSVVPYGKTGRSKWGLGEELRAAAKLAASAARVDGGGRYGECMRNHAAAIDGEAFDGCMEFMPGGEEGTLEVLKCTTYSCHRNFHHSDSFSSSDPCCPLLLKAALLSAFLPSTTAPNAATLPHDPPSTTAAPDAATLPSDPPSSATAIAAACGRKCDWAGPIGFGLGLGPGSSQSRA comes from the coding sequence ATGGATTTAAGTGTGGTGCCATACGGCAAGACAGGGAGAAGTAAATGGGGTCTAGGAGAAGAGCTAAGGGCAGCGGCGAAGCTTGCCGCCTCTGCTGCCAGAGTCGATGGTGGGGGGAGGTACGGGGAGTGCATGAGGAACCATGCAGCGGCGATCGACGGGGAGGCATTTGATGGGTGCATGGAGTTCATGCCGGGAGGTGAGGAAGGGACGTTGGAGGTGCTAAAATGCACGACCTATAGCTGCCATCGGAATTTCCACCACTCGGATAGCTTCTCCTCCAGTGACCCTTGCTGCCCGCTCCTCCTCAAGGCGGCTCTGCTGTCGGCGTTCCTCCCCTCCACCACCGCACCCAATGCCGCTACCCTTCCACACGATCCACCCTCCACCACCGCTGCACCTGATGCCGCTACCCTTCCAAGCGATCCACCCTCCTCTGCCACTGCCATTGCTGCCGCTTGTGGCAGAAAATGTGATTGGGCTGGCCCAATTGGGTTCGGGCTAGGCTTGGGCCCAGGCTCGAGTCAGTCTCGGGcctaa
- the LOC105057639 gene encoding U-box domain-containing protein 44 encodes MQQPNSDTVELLSHLLDSVEETVCLATDPEAETLNLTSALPIFAAFVERLAPILHGLPQPEVSETPAIRKAMETLGAELRRARALVRSSAGSPVAVRLMEGCVWDLGRCLGLFLDAWGDALDEVKKEEIGELQREMMGVRFDGSKSGGVVDVEDLVVRVKSGDEDELGVVLLELGILITEGLVREEGVCLVPVLLNRLASAKSDNRLKIILLLRSLAFHSDENKGKMAGIEALSSVVRSLSRDVDERRQAVGLLLDLSDIVKVRQRIGRIQGCIVMLVALLNGDDPSASSDAGKLLCALSSNTQNVLLMAEAGYFKPLVHYLKEGSDMNKILMATAISRMELTDQMKAVLGDKGSIKPLVKMFISGNLEAKLSALGALRNLSSLAENIPLLISSGIVAPLLQLLFSVTSVLMTLREPASAILASLAQSELILTNKDVAQQMLSLLNLSSPTIQLHLLQALNSIASHSKAKRARVKMKENGAVQLLLPFLIDSNAEIRNFALKLLFNLSKDFAGELIEQLGETHLNILVNIISTSTSDSEKAAAVGILSSLPVNDKKATETLTRLNLLPVLISLLGVSISASSTPTRRWLLESIAGVMIRFTVPWDKKLQKVSAAHGVIPCLVKLLSSGSVIAKSRAATSLAQLSQNSLALCKVKSSRWLCLPPPSERFCEVHKDNCIVKNTFCLVKAGALSPLVQILEGKEREADEAVLSALATLMHDELWENGSTALDKAAGIQALIRILGVGSLKSQEKAIWMLERIFRLPTYREQYGEAAQNMLIDLAQKGDPTLKPMIAKILAHLQLLLMQSSYF; translated from the exons ATGCAGCAGCCCAATTCCGACACCGTTGAGCTCCTCTCCCACCTTCTAGATTCAGTCGAAGAGACGGTCTGCCTCGCCACCGATCCCGAAGCCGAGACTCTCAACTTAACCTCCGCCCTCCCCATCTTTGCCGCTTTTGTCGAACGGTTGGCGCCAATTCTCCATGGCCTTCCACAACCCGAGGTTTCCGAGACGCCGGCAATAAGGAAGGCCATGGAGACCCTCGGCGCCGAGCTCCGGCGTGCCCGGGCACTGGTCAGGAGCTCCGCCGGCTCGCCGGTGGCCGTGCGGTTGATGGAGGGCTGCGTTTGGGACCTCGGGAGATGCCTCGGTCTTTTTCTTGATGCATGGGGGGATGCTTTGGATGAGGTTAAGAAGGAGGAGATTGGGGAGTTGCAGAGGGAGATGATGGGTGTGCGATTTGATGGGTCGAAGAGTGGTGGTGTGGTGGATGTTGAGGATTTGGTGGTGCGGGTAAAGAGCGGAGATGAGGATGAGCTAGGGGTTGTGCTTCTGGAGCTTGGAATTTTGATTACGGAGGGATTGGTGAGAGAGGAAGGCGTGTGTTTGGTTCCAGTTTTGTTGAATCGGTTGGCTTCTGCGAAGAGCGATAATAGGTTGAAGATAATCCTCTTGCTGAGGAGCCTCGCCTTTCATAGTGATGAGAATAAG GGGAAGATGGCAGGTATCGAGGCTCTTTCGAGTGTTGTTAGGTCTTTGTCAAGGGATGTCGATGAGAGGAGGCAAGCTGTAGGGCTGCTTTTGGATCTTTCGGATATTGTTAAAGTTCGCCAAAGAATTGGTAGAATTCAAGGTTGTATAGTGATGCTGGTTGCATTGCTCAATGGAGATGATCCATCTGCTTCATCTGATGCTGGGAAGTTGTTATGTGCTTTGTCGAGCAACACGCAGAACGTGCTTCTCATGGCGGAGGCTGGTTACTTCAAGCCATTAGTACACTATTTAAAAGAAG GTTCTGATATGAACAAGATTCTCATGGCAACAGCAATTTCAAGGATGGAACTCACAGACCAAATGAAAGCTGTGCTTGGGGACAAGGGCTCGATTAAACCACTTGTGAAAATGTTCATATCAGGGAATCTTGAAGCCAAGTTGTCTGCATTGGGAGCCCTGCGTAACCTCTCTAGCTTGGCAGAAAATATTCCACTCTTGATTAGTTCGGGTATTGTAGCACCTCTGCTTCAACTTCTGTTCTCTGTCACATCTGTGCTCATGACTCTTAGAGAACCCGCCTCAGCTATACTTGCAAGCCTAGCTCAGTCTGAACTAATTCTTACAAATAAGGATGTGGCTCAGCAAATGCTCTCACTTCTTAATTTATCCAGCCCAACAATCCAGCTTCACCTTTTACAGGCTCTTAATAGCATAGCCAGCCATTCAAAAGCTAAAAGAGCCAGAGTTAAAATGAAAGAAAATGGTGCAGTGCAGCTTCTCTTACCATTTCTGATTGACAGCAATGCCGAAATCAGAAACTTTGCCCTGAAACTGCTCTTCAATCTTTCTAAAGATTTTGCAGGAGAGTTAATTGAGCAGCTAGGAGAAACCCATCTCAACATCTTAGTAAACATCATTTCCACATCAACATCTGATAGTGAAAAGGCTGCTGCTGTTGGCATACTAAGTAGCCTGCCTGTGAATGACAAAAAGGCGACAGAGACACTTACAAGGTTAAACCTACTCCCAGTTTTGATCTCTTTACTTGGAGTAAGCATCTCAGCCTCTTCAACTCCTACAAGGAGATGGTTACTTGAGAGCATTGCTGGTGTAATGATTCGTTTTACTGTTCCTTGGGATAAGAAACTCCAAAAAGTATCAGCAGCCCATGGAGTAATTCCTTGCCTTGTGAAGCTACTCTCAAGTGGATCAGTGATTGCCAAGTCTAGAGCAGCAACATCATTGGCTCAACTGTCACAGAATTCACTTGCTTTATGCAAGGTCAAATCATCAAGATGGCTCTGCCTTCCTCCTCCCTCTGAAAGATTCTGTGAGGTTCATAAAGATAATTGCATTGTCAAAAACACATTTTGCCTAGTGAAGGCAGGTGCTCTATCACCTTTGGTACAAATTCTGGAAGGCAAAGAGCGTGAAGCAGATGAAGCAGTTCTCAGTGCTCTGGCAACTCTTATGCATGACGAGCTATGGGAAAATGGAAGCACTGCTCTAGATAAAGCAGCAGGAATTCAGGCTCTCATAAGAATTCTTGGAGTGGGTAGTttaaaatctcaagaaaaagCAATTTGGATGCTAGAGAGGATATTTAGGCTTCCAACTTACAGAGAGCAATATGGCGAAGCTGCTCAGAATATGCTTATTGATCTTGCACAAAAGGGAGATCCAACACTGAAACCAATGATTGCTAAGATATTGGCACACCTCCAGCTCTTGCTGATGCAATCGAGCTACTTCTGA